A window from Halomicrobium urmianum encodes these proteins:
- a CDS encoding twin-arginine translocation signal domain-containing protein, with protein MTDEDPNELRQRVREQEERIEQLESMVKRMMPNRRDVLKAGGAAAGAGLLGFGAGTASGSDTSSRRAGAPGDEVDVYLDELKDPSGDVVADVDDTGAVEFLRPVSVEEMANGWFYAGAYDGSDPDSRLDNALSDAPSEGSLIFLEPMEYSSNRSFGGITLVGTGIRYQDSTYVTGDWTVSGPETAVERVWLGGSITVDQPDCLLTKIRGNGSITFSSGTSGGVADTIVGVPVTDNGSNTIGTTS; from the coding sequence ATGACCGACGAAGATCCCAACGAACTGCGACAGCGAGTTCGCGAACAGGAGGAGCGAATCGAGCAGCTGGAGAGCATGGTCAAGCGGATGATGCCGAACCGGCGAGACGTACTGAAGGCCGGCGGAGCGGCGGCAGGCGCTGGTCTGCTCGGCTTCGGGGCTGGAACGGCATCCGGATCGGATACGTCCTCACGTCGTGCCGGAGCGCCGGGCGACGAGGTCGACGTCTACCTCGACGAACTGAAGGATCCCAGCGGGGATGTCGTCGCCGACGTCGACGATACGGGCGCAGTCGAATTCCTGCGACCGGTCAGTGTAGAAGAGATGGCCAACGGATGGTTCTATGCTGGCGCGTACGATGGGTCTGATCCTGACAGTAGATTAGATAACGCGCTATCTGACGCTCCGAGCGAAGGGAGTCTTATCTTTCTTGAGCCGATGGAATATTCTTCTAATCGATCATTCGGTGGTATTACGCTGGTCGGTACAGGGATCAGATATCAAGATTCAACATACGTAACTGGGGATTGGACAGTCTCTGGGCCTGAGACGGCTGTTGAACGGGTCTGGCTGGGCGGCTCAATCACAGTCGATCAGCCTGATTGTTTACTCACTAAGATCCGTGGCAACGGTTCGATAACATTTAGCTCTGGAACCTCGGGTGGTGTGGCGGATACGATAGTGGGGGTGCCAGTGACAGACAACGGATCAAACACCATTGGCACTACCTCATAG